A stretch of DNA from Desmospora activa DSM 45169:
TTTGCCACCATCAACGATCAGGCAATTCAACTGTTGCAGCTGGCAGGCTGTGAAGTAACCGTGATCGAGGAACAAACCTGTTGCGGTGCCCTCCAGCATCACAGCGGGGAGCGGGAGCTCGCCAAAAACCTGGCCAAAGCCAACATCGCTGCCTTTGAACAGCATTCCTTTGATTGGGTTGTCAACAGTATCGGCGGTTGCGGGGCGATGCTGATCGAATACGGGGAACTGTTGCATGAGGAGGAAGAGTGGCGCGAACGGGCCGAGCGCTTTGCCGCTAAAAATGTGGATATCAGCGTCATTCTGGCGAAGGTGTTGCTTCCCTTTACAACCGAGATCAATAAAGTGGCTACTTATCAGCCCTCTTGTCATATGACCCATGTGCAAAAACGGACGACAGAACCGTTGCAATTACTGCAATTGATCCCCGGTATCACCTATGTTCCTTTAAACCAGAAAGAGATGTGCTGCGGTTCCGCCGGTATCTATAATCTGGTGCATTATGGGGAAGCGATGGAGATTCTTGATCACAAAATGAAAGAGGTCCACCGTGTCAAACCGGAAATGATCGTTACCACCAATCCCGGTTGCCATCTACAAATGAAAATGGGTGTTAAACGGGAAGGGCTGGAGGAACAGATCGAGGTGGTCCATTTGGTTGAACTGTTGGCTGAAGCTTGTGGACTGTAGGAATGCGATTGATGGGCCAGCACAGAGTCTCAAAAATCCCTTCCCCACGAAGTAGTGTTATTTCAACAGGAGGTAAAATCATGATTGATTTCACCATCATCGGTGGAGGCATTGTCGGTCTCTCCGTCGGTTATGCCCTACAGGCGAAATTTCCACAGGCAAAGCTGATGATTTTAGAAAAAGAAGCGGCCCTTGCGATGCATCAGACCGGGCGCAACAGCGGGGTGATTCATTCCGGGATCTATTATAAGCCCGGTAGCTATAAAGCCCGTTTTGCTAAGGCAGGCAGCCGTTCGATGCGGGCTTTTTGTCAGGAGCACGGCGTTGAGGTAGATATTTGCGGCAAAGTGATTGTAGCGACAATGCCGGAGCAACTGCCGTTGTTGGATAACTTGCTGGAAAGAGGCAGACAAAACGGTCTCGATCTAAAAAAACTAACCCCGGAAGAACTGAAGGAACGAGAACCTCATGTGCAGGGGCTTGCAGCCATTGACGTTCCAATGGCGGGGATTGTCGACTATAAACAGGTGGCAGCGAAGCTGGCGGAAAAGATCGAAGAACGTGGCGGAGAGATTCGACTCCATACAATGGTGCAGGCGATTGCGGAAACCGTGGATGGTGTTACCATCGAGACCAACAGAGGAACCATTCACAGCCGGTTTATGATCAATTGTGCTGGGCTTCACAGCGATCGCATCGCCAAAATGGCGGGCTACCCGCTAAAGATGAAGATTGTTCCGTTTCGGGGAGAGTATTATAAGCTCAAACCGGAGAAGCGCGATCTCGTCAAGCATTTAATCTATCCGGTGCCCAACCCAAAATTCCCGTTTCTCGGTGTTCACTTTACCCGTATGATCGACGGCGAGGTGGATGCCGGTCCCAATGCAGTGCTCAGCCTGAAGCGAGAAGGCTAT
This window harbors:
- a CDS encoding (Fe-S)-binding protein; its protein translation is MTDPRFAYQETFACVQCGYCLPACPTYQSMGKETHSPRGRINLVKMAAEGKLSLSELAEPIDLCLGCRACETACPTNVQYGKILDSAKTALTEERKSSTSWLKKKGQQLAFEKVLPNPQLLQTLGTGLYLYQQSGAAKLSKKTKLTDSLLPEALASFEAVTPAAVSPWQRKQRPHHLQAKGEPRYRVGYFTGCLMDTLFATINDQAIQLLQLAGCEVTVIEEQTCCGALQHHSGERELAKNLAKANIAAFEQHSFDWVVNSIGGCGAMLIEYGELLHEEEEWRERAERFAAKNVDISVILAKVLLPFTTEINKVATYQPSCHMTHVQKRTTEPLQLLQLIPGITYVPLNQKEMCCGSAGIYNLVHYGEAMEILDHKMKEVHRVKPEMIVTTNPGCHLQMKMGVKREGLEEQIEVVHLVELLAEACGL
- the lhgO gene encoding L-2-hydroxyglutarate oxidase, producing the protein MIDFTIIGGGIVGLSVGYALQAKFPQAKLMILEKEAALAMHQTGRNSGVIHSGIYYKPGSYKARFAKAGSRSMRAFCQEHGVEVDICGKVIVATMPEQLPLLDNLLERGRQNGLDLKKLTPEELKEREPHVQGLAAIDVPMAGIVDYKQVAAKLAEKIEERGGEIRLHTMVQAIAETVDGVTIETNRGTIHSRFMINCAGLHSDRIAKMAGYPLKMKIVPFRGEYYKLKPEKRDLVKHLIYPVPNPKFPFLGVHFTRMIDGEVDAGPNAVLSLKREGYKKTDIDWRDMAEVFAYKGFWKIARNYMRVGMEEMIRSVSKKKFVASLQELIPEVKEDDLVPGPSGVRAQALTVDGTLVDDFHLVFGKNSLHVCNAPSPAATASLEIGKEVAAKVAERLLMSA